One window from the genome of Paraconexibacter algicola encodes:
- a CDS encoding MMPL family transporter gives MQAFMLRLDAAVHRHRRAVLALWAIALVAAVPFALRQSENLTGGGFAVPGSQSRAVEEALARDLPQAGHATLAAVLAPQPGATRAQGRAALDRVDRAAATVADVSLAPAARAAALRRIDAAPGRPLLVPLAATVDDLESSDVAADLRDELGLADERAGEPVRVGLVGQGALWAGLQDVSKEGLEKAEATGFPIVLLILLVVFGSLAAATLPLALGVFSVLITGGLIYGISLQLQMSVFVTNMASMIGIGVAVDYSLFVLARYREEVRGGATPEAARTTAMATSGIAVLFSGLTVIVSLAGLYMVDTTAIRSMALGAILVVAVSMLASATLLPALIGALGRRAYARGRLFTAAPLVLRSWRRRAPGSTHPDAPAPVPFWERWTARVTRRPVLSLVAATGVLLALAVPALSLQTGNGALRQFPDGDPTRAAFEVAASLSSPGASAPVRVLTRFEQGTARDPQNAALVRRAAATLREDPRVAAVADPLPTRDGRGVLLVATPRADGESETTKGLVEDLRRELPAVARTADVQVGGTTAALVDFRDEVSSSMWKVVLFVLGLSYLVLMVLLRSVLLPLKAVIANLLSVGAAYGVLVAVFQWGWVDGFLGFQSPGYIDTITPPLILAVVFGLSMDYEVFLLSRIRERFDATGDTRRAVAEGIATSARTITSAALIMVAVFLVFVGTGVPSIKQLGLGNAVAIAVDATLVRLVLVPAVMELLGRWSWWLPRPLDRLLPAVDMEQLHVPAEAQTPLGARRVDEEDREPAGVA, from the coding sequence ATGCAGGCCTTCATGCTCCGCCTCGACGCCGCCGTCCACCGGCACCGGCGCGCGGTCCTCGCGCTCTGGGCGATCGCGCTGGTCGCCGCCGTCCCGTTCGCGCTGCGGCAGTCCGAGAACCTCACCGGCGGCGGCTTCGCCGTCCCGGGCTCGCAGTCCCGCGCCGTCGAGGAGGCGCTCGCCCGCGACCTGCCGCAGGCCGGCCACGCCACGCTCGCCGCGGTCCTCGCGCCGCAGCCCGGCGCCACCCGCGCGCAGGGCCGCGCCGCGCTGGACCGCGTCGACCGCGCCGCCGCCACCGTCGCGGACGTCTCGCTCGCCCCGGCCGCGCGCGCCGCCGCGCTACGCCGCATCGACGCCGCCCCCGGCCGGCCGCTGCTCGTCCCCCTGGCGGCGACCGTCGACGACCTCGAGTCCTCCGACGTCGCCGCCGACCTCCGCGACGAGCTCGGCCTCGCCGACGAGCGCGCGGGGGAGCCCGTCCGCGTCGGCCTCGTCGGTCAGGGCGCCCTCTGGGCCGGACTGCAGGACGTCTCCAAGGAGGGCCTCGAGAAGGCCGAGGCCACCGGCTTCCCGATCGTCCTGCTGATCCTGCTCGTCGTCTTCGGCTCGCTCGCCGCCGCGACGCTGCCGCTCGCGCTCGGCGTGTTCAGCGTGCTCATCACCGGTGGCCTGATCTACGGGATCTCGCTGCAGCTCCAGATGAGCGTGTTCGTCACGAACATGGCCTCGATGATCGGCATCGGCGTCGCCGTCGACTACTCGCTGTTCGTCCTCGCGCGCTACCGCGAGGAGGTCCGCGGCGGCGCGACGCCCGAGGCCGCGCGCACCACCGCGATGGCCACCTCCGGGATCGCGGTGCTGTTCTCCGGCCTGACCGTGATCGTCTCGCTGGCCGGCCTCTACATGGTCGACACGACCGCGATCCGCTCGATGGCCCTCGGGGCGATCCTCGTCGTCGCCGTCTCGATGCTCGCCTCGGCGACGCTGCTCCCCGCGCTCATCGGCGCGCTCGGCCGCCGCGCCTACGCGCGTGGCCGCCTGTTCACCGCCGCCCCGCTCGTGCTGCGCTCGTGGCGGCGCCGGGCGCCCGGCTCCACGCACCCCGACGCGCCGGCCCCGGTCCCGTTCTGGGAGCGCTGGACCGCGCGCGTGACCCGGCGGCCCGTGCTGTCGCTCGTCGCCGCCACCGGCGTGCTGCTCGCTCTCGCGGTCCCGGCGCTCTCGCTGCAGACCGGCAACGGCGCGCTGCGCCAGTTCCCCGACGGCGACCCGACGCGGGCGGCGTTCGAGGTCGCCGCGTCGCTCTCGAGCCCGGGGGCGAGCGCCCCGGTCCGCGTGCTCACCCGGTTCGAGCAGGGCACCGCCCGCGACCCGCAGAACGCCGCGCTCGTGCGCCGCGCCGCCGCGACGCTGCGCGAGGACCCGCGCGTCGCCGCCGTCGCCGACCCGCTCCCCACCCGCGACGGGCGCGGCGTGCTGCTCGTCGCCACCCCGCGGGCCGACGGGGAGTCCGAGACCACCAAGGGGCTCGTCGAGGACCTCCGGCGCGAGCTGCCCGCCGTCGCCCGGACCGCGGACGTGCAGGTCGGCGGGACCACCGCGGCGCTCGTGGACTTCCGCGACGAGGTCTCCTCGTCGATGTGGAAGGTCGTCCTCTTCGTCCTCGGGCTCAGCTACCTCGTGCTGATGGTGCTGCTGCGCTCGGTGCTGCTGCCGCTGAAGGCGGTGATCGCCAACCTGCTCAGCGTCGGTGCCGCGTACGGCGTCCTCGTCGCGGTCTTCCAGTGGGGCTGGGTCGACGGGTTCCTCGGCTTCCAGAGCCCGGGGTACATCGACACGATCACGCCGCCGCTGATCCTCGCGGTCGTCTTCGGCCTCTCGATGGACTACGAGGTGTTCCTGCTCAGCCGCATCCGCGAGCGCTTCGACGCCACCGGGGACACCCGCCGCGCGGTCGCCGAGGGCATCGCCACCAGCGCCCGGACGATCACCAGCGCGGCGCTGATCATGGTCGCCGTGTTCCTCGTGTTCGTCGGCACCGGCGTCCCCTCGATCAAGCAGCTCGGCCTCGGCAACGCGGTCGCCATCGCGGTCGACGCGACGCTCGTGCGGCTCGTGCTCGTGCCCGCCGTCATGGAGCTGCTCGGCCGCTGGAGCTGGTGGCTGCCGCGGCCGCTGGACCGGCTGCTGCCCGCCGTCGACATGGAGCAGCTGCACGTCCCGGCCGAGGCGCAGACCCCGCTCGGGGCGCGGCGCGTGGACGAGGAGGACCGCGAGCCCGCCGGGGTCGCGTAG